The Capsicum annuum cultivar UCD-10X-F1 unplaced genomic scaffold, UCD10Xv1.1 ctg70454, whole genome shotgun sequence nucleotide sequence TGTCTTGTGTCGAAGTGTAGCTACGAGGCTATGGGAGATTTATTATCGGCCATTACCGCCACCACCGCTACCCGACCCACTGCCTACTCCAACACCATGTCCGGAACCGCCACCAACACCGACTCCTATACCAATTCCAATTCCAACTCCAATTCCTCCACCATGTCCACCTCCTATGCCCCCTCCTTTTCCTCCTCCTGCCCCACCACCTACACCTCCACCCGCACCAAAACCACCACCATGACCTGATCCTCCTCCAACTCCACCTCCACCACCACCTCCAAATCCGCCTCCTCCTCCTACTCCTCCAGCACCTCCGCCCCCAACTCCACCACCTGCACCAAATCCACCACCATGGCCTGGCcctcctccaagaccaccacctcctcctcctcctcctccgcCNNNNNNNNNNNNNNNNNNNNNNNNNNNNNNNNNNNNNNNNNNNNNNNNNNNNNNNNNNNNNNNNNNNNNNNNNNNNNNNNNNNNNNNNNNNNNNNNNNNNCACCACCATGACCTGACCCTCCACCTACACTtcctccaccaccaccaccgaATCCACCACCTCCACCAACACCTCCTCCAGTTCCCGCACCACCACCAATGCCGCCACCTACACCACCACCTGCTCCACCACCTATTCCACCTCCTGCTCCTCCCCCAAGACCTCCTCCTCCACCAGATCCGCCTCCAAACCCTCCTCCAGCACCTCTACCACCACCTGGACCATGTCCGCCGCGTCCTCCCCATCCACCACGTCCGCCCCATCCACCACGTCCACCACAACCTCTCCTACCAAATCTGCATCCATTATCATTACCCCACCTTGACTTTTCAAGCTTCTCATCAGCAAAAGTGATGGCACTCAATTCTAAGAAAATGCTCAAGAGAAGAAGTAATCCTACAAACCAGTTTTGAGAAGAAGAACCCATATCACAAAGGTTTTTCttgatatatatgaggattaCTTGTACTACTGCTCTTCCTCACTTAAGAGTATGAATATATATAGGCTTACTCGATCAGCCAAGTTGACaatttttagataatattatTAGTCCAAACTAGCTCGTCAGTTAAAGTCATTAATGTCCACAATGTGCAAAGCTGCATGCATGGTTTATTAGACGCGTTTGAACCGTTGGGGAACTGGCGGGAACATTAAATGAACCAAATGAATTAGTCAAATTAAAAGATTAGATTGGTAA carries:
- the LOC124894139 gene encoding glycine-rich cell wall structural protein 1-like: MGSSSQNWFVGLLLLLSIFLELSAITFADEKLEKSRWGNDNGCRFGRRGCGGRGGWGGRGGWGGRGGHGPGGGRGAGGGFGGGSGGGGGLGGGAGGGIGGGAGGGVGGGIGGGAGTGGGVGGGGGFGGGGGGSVGGGSGGGGGGGGLGGGPGHGGGFGAGGGVGGGGAGGVGGGGGFGGGGGGGVGGGSGHGGGFGAGGGVGGGAGGGKGGGIGGGHGGGIGVGIGIGIGVGVGGGSGHGVGVGSGSGSGGG